One Nocardia farcinica genomic region harbors:
- a CDS encoding sulfurtransferase, with product MSAVLISAEELRKELADKRVRLLDVRWALGDPDGPQHYLDGHIPGAVFVDLETELAAPPSPARGRHPLPDLAALQKCARSWGIREGDPVVVYDATGGMAAARAWWLLRWAGLADVRILDGGLPAWTAAGGATATGAEPDPEPGDVTLTAGNLPVVDADGAAKWPGVLLDARAAERYRGEVEPVDPQAGHIPGAVSAPTAENLDETGRFHDPDRLRARFGRYGAGPFAVYCGSGVTAAHQIAALAVAGIDAALYPGSWSQWSNDPKRPVATGD from the coding sequence TTGAGCGCGGTACTGATCTCCGCGGAGGAACTGCGGAAGGAATTGGCGGACAAGCGGGTACGGCTACTGGATGTGCGCTGGGCGCTCGGGGACCCGGACGGCCCGCAGCACTATCTCGACGGCCACATCCCGGGCGCGGTGTTCGTGGACCTGGAGACCGAACTGGCCGCGCCGCCCTCACCGGCCCGCGGGCGGCATCCGCTACCCGATCTCGCCGCGCTGCAGAAGTGTGCGCGCAGCTGGGGTATTCGCGAGGGTGACCCGGTGGTCGTCTACGACGCCACGGGCGGGATGGCGGCGGCGCGGGCGTGGTGGCTGCTGCGCTGGGCGGGGCTGGCCGACGTGCGCATCCTCGACGGCGGGCTGCCCGCGTGGACGGCGGCCGGCGGGGCGACGGCCACCGGCGCCGAACCCGATCCCGAGCCGGGCGACGTCACCCTCACCGCGGGCAACCTGCCCGTCGTCGACGCCGACGGCGCCGCGAAGTGGCCGGGTGTGCTGCTCGACGCGCGCGCGGCGGAACGCTACCGCGGCGAGGTGGAGCCCGTGGACCCGCAGGCGGGCCACATCCCCGGCGCGGTGAGCGCGCCGACGGCCGAGAACCTGGACGAGACCGGGCGTTTCCACGATCCGGACCGGTTGCGCGCCCGGTTCGGGCGGTACGGCGCCGGTCCGTTCGCGGTCTACTGCGGGTCGGGCGTCACGGCCGCGCACCAGATCGCGGCGCTGGCGGTCGCGGGCATCGACGCCGCCCTCTACCCCGGCTCGTGGTCGCAGTGGTCCAACGACCCCAAGCGCCCGGTGGCGACGGGCGACTGA